From the genome of bacterium, one region includes:
- a CDS encoding transglutaminase domain-containing protein, with product MLIRNNSLHISRFLKTTDAIDSNSDVIRAYTKSIIDSAESEEQRIRQLFYFIRDEIRYVFRLTDKPEDMKASVIFQKGQGFCTQKAILFCAIARSINIPAGIAFFEIIDHFMNNSILKDNRILYHGIASLYLNSQWILFDATLDEKLCNLNGRPVTDFSITKDCLMPQSSHDGRKHVEYVKFRGICSDIIPGPFIKLMQNTYSNTIFK from the coding sequence ATGCTGATCAGAAATAATTCTTTACATATATCCCGTTTTCTTAAAACAACAGATGCAATTGACAGCAATTCTGATGTAATCAGGGCATATACAAAATCCATAATAGACTCTGCTGAGTCTGAGGAGCAGAGGATAAGACAACTGTTTTATTTTATAAGAGACGAAATACGGTATGTATTTCGGCTTACTGATAAACCCGAAGATATGAAGGCATCTGTCATCTTCCAAAAGGGGCAGGGGTTCTGCACCCAGAAAGCAATACTTTTCTGTGCAATTGCAAGAAGCATTAACATTCCGGCAGGCATTGCATTCTTTGAAATTATTGATCACTTTATGAATAATTCAATCCTTAAGGACAACCGTATTCTCTATCATGGCATAGCATCACTTTATCTTAACAGCCAGTGGATACTGTTTGATGCAACACTTGATGAAAAATTATGTAACCTGAACGGAAGGCCTGTAACTGATTTTTCCATTACAAAAGACTGCCTGATGCCGCAAAGTTCCCATGACGGCAGGAAGCATGTGGAATATGTAAAATTTCGAGGTATCTGTTCTGATATTATACCCGGGCCGTTCATTAAACTTATGCAAAACACATATTCTAATACTATTTTTAAATAA